TTAAGTCGTCTCCTGTCCCACAGGCGTGAGGTGCCCTATGGAGCTTGCCTCACCCAACTCTTCTTCTTCCATCAGTTGGCTGGCGTGGACTGTTTCCTGTTGACAgccatggcctatgaccgcttcCTGGCCATCTGTCGGCCCCTCACCTACAGCACCCGCATGAGCCAGGTCGTACAGAGAGTATTGGTGACTGTGTCGTGGATTTGTGCTTTTACCAATGCACTGACTCACACTGTGGCCATATCCACACTCCACTTCTGTGGCCCCAATGTGATCAACCATTTCTACTGTGACCTCCCTCAGCTtttccagctctcctgctccagcacccaactcAATGAGCTGTTGCTCTTTGGTCTGGGTATCCTCATGGCAGGTGCGCCCGTGGTGCTCATTGTCACTTCCTACATCCATGTGGCAGCTGCAGTGTTGCGAATACGCTCTGCCGAGGGCAGGAAGAAGGCCTTCTCTACATGCGGCTCCCACCTCACGGTGGTGGGCATTTTCTATGGGACAGGGGTCTTCAGCTACATGAGGCTGGGTTCAGTTGAGGCTTCAGACAAGGACAAGGGGATTGGCATCCTGAACACGGTCATCAGCCCCATGCTGAACCCACTCATCTACAGCCTTAGGAACCCCGATGTGCAGGGGGCCCTGTGGAGGGTTCTTTCGGGAAAGCGAGCACTGACATGAGAAATGCCTCAGGAGGATATGTGATTGCGGTCTTTTT
This window of the Tenrec ecaudatus isolate mTenEca1 chromosome 10, mTenEca1.hap1, whole genome shotgun sequence genome carries:
- the LOC142458166 gene encoding olfactory receptor 3A1-like, which produces MEPDAGANGTAVTEFILLGLVETPSLSPLVFVLFFFAYLVTVGGNLSILAAILVEPKLHTPMYFFLGNLSVLDVGCITVTVPSMLSRLLSHRREVPYGACLTQLFFFHQLAGVDCFLLTAMAYDRFLAICRPLTYSTRMSQVVQRVLVTVSWICAFTNALTHTVAISTLHFCGPNVINHFYCDLPQLFQLSCSSTQLNELLLFGLGILMAGAPVVLIVTSYIHVAAAVLRIRSAEGRKKAFSTCGSHLTVVGIFYGTGVFSYMRLGSVEASDKDKGIGILNTVISPMLNPLIYSLRNPDVQGALWRVLSGKRALT